A genomic stretch from Aedes albopictus strain Foshan chromosome 2, AalbF5, whole genome shotgun sequence includes:
- the LOC109426605 gene encoding cuticle protein 16.5-like — MFTKLIFIAALAISCASAKPGVIAPVAYSAPLLAAPTQAVLNTQSTQVVGRSYAAPLAYTAAAAPPALAYTAPVVAKVAAASPLAYAAAPLAYTAAAAYAAPYAAAPFASPYLAAAAYRYSPYVL; from the exons ATGTTCACCAAACTG ATCTTCATCGCCGCCTTGGCCATCTCATGTGCAAGTGCAAAGCCCGGAGTCATCGCTCCGGTGGCATATTCCGCCCCGCTGCTGGCCGCTCCCACCCAGGCTGTCCTGAACACCCAAAGTACCCAGGTCGTTGGCCGTAGCTACGCTGCCCCGCTTGCCTACACTGCTGCCGCTGCTCCTCCCGCTCTGGCTTACACGGCTCCCGTAGTGGCCAAGGTCGCCGCTGCTAGCCCACTTGCTTACGCTGCTGCTCCTCTGGCCTACACCGCGGCTGCCGCCTACGCTGCCCCCTATGCCGCTGCTCCGTTTGCGTCTCCTTATCTAGCCGCAGCTGCCTACCGTTACAGTCCGTACGTGCTGTGA